From one Mytilus edulis chromosome 1, xbMytEdul2.2, whole genome shotgun sequence genomic stretch:
- the LOC139522757 gene encoding uncharacterized protein — MENKNLENVPGRDEKPWELEKRMETHFRHAKSRYPAMNIEPMAYERERLTGKGMTAEDRALRKQWLLDQRLAPHEPPNSVVALETMNLPVNPIKRAFRMPMDATFRALAPVLGQANATGLRGIVPNVLKVSAVILGVFYYAKYAEHNWESLRGWHVYSSKPRQLYGREVPVRDHNDFANQGFKERKVLLGGKTSFNSDVVI, encoded by the exons ATGGAAAATAAAAACCTAGAAAACGTCCCAGGACGGGACGAAAAACCATGGGAGCTGGAAAAAAGAATGGAAACTCATTTTCGACATGCCAAGAGTCGATATCCTGCAATGAATATCGAGCCTATGGCTTATGAACGTGAACGATTGACAGGCAAAGGGATGACTGCAGAGGACCGGGCACTGAGAAAACAATGGTTGTTAGATCAACGTTTAGCACCACATGAACCCCCAAATTCAGTCGTTGCGTTGGAAACCATGAATCTTCCTGTCAATCCCATTAAACGTGCGTTTAGAATGCCAATGGATGCTACATTTAGAGCTTTGGCTCCAGTGCTT GGTCAGGCCAATGCCACAGGTCTGAGAGGGATTGTCCCAAATGTTCTCAAGGTTTCAGCTGTTATTTTGGGTGTATTCTATTATGCCAAATATGCAGAACAT AATTGGGAATCTCTTCGTGGATGGCATGTTTATAGCAGTAAACCAAGACAATTATAT GGACGTGAGGTACCTGTGAGAGATCATAATGATTTTGCCAACCAAGGATTTAAGGAAAGGAAAGTACTTCTAGGAGGAAAAACTAGTTTTAACTCTGATGTTGTCATTTAA
- the LOC139522768 gene encoding DNA-directed RNA polymerase III subunit RPC9-like yields the protein MEVKNDNSAILSNYEVLQLLSDIHTGRGQIKPNKHQKNLATITYETVKYLENTPCKNQSPELIQNIMTDLQAFNLTKAEKLQILNQCPTSAVEIQLIIEESEERLTEDQIYQLLEIITKYNVTKEASNAGDEEMEDEDDSVEQT from the coding sequence ATGGAGGTGAAAAATGACAACTCTGCTATACTGAGTAATTATGAAGTTCTACAACTCCTGTCTGACATTCACACTGGAAGAGGACAAATCAAACCAAACAAGCACCAGAAAAACCTTGCAACTATTACCTATGAAACTGTTAAATATCTAGAAAATACACCTTGCAAAAATCAAAGTCCAGAACTTATTCAAAACATCATGACAGATTTGCAAGCATTTAATTTAACAAAAGCAGAAAAACTACAAATTTTGAATCAGTGCCCAACATCAGCTGTTGAAATTCAATTGATTATAGAAGAAAGTGAAGAACGTTTAACAGAAGACCAGATTTATCAGCTGTTAGAAATCATAACAAAATATAACGTAACAAAAGAAGCATCTAACGCTGGAGATGAAGAGATGGAAGACGAGGACGATTCTGTGGAACAAACTTAA
- the LOC139522745 gene encoding alpha-ketoglutarate-dependent dioxygenase alkB homolog 7, mitochondrial-like: MLRSYRRKMKLRRLLKPFTKVNLTNLFSMRINEGVNKTISSNITTYYDTKDISLEKEIHTNMLVQEDFLSENEEMSLFNEVDPYMRRLRYEYDHWDNAIHGFRETERRSWNEENQKILNRVKDIAFPPEVPKLAYVHILDLEKKGYIKPHIDAVRFCGNTIAGLSLLSSSVMRLVHDKDKNKYADILLKRRSLYIMKDAIRYEYSHEVLAEAESKFKGQIIPKDRRISIILRNEPNEEDTK; this comes from the exons ATGCTACGGAGCTATAGAAGGAAAATGAAATTAAGAAGATTGCTTAAGCCATTTACAAAGGTCAATTTGACTAATCTGTTTTCAATGCGGATAAATGAGGGcgtaaataaaacaatttcaagTAATATAACTACTTATTATGATACTAAGGATATCTCTTTAGAAAAAGAAATTCATACCAATATGTTGGTACAAGAAGATTTCCTTAGTGAAAACGAAGAAATGTCACTTTTTAATGAAGTTGACCCATATATGAGGAGGCTTAGATATGAATACGACCACTGGGACAAT GCAATCCACGGTTTTAGAGAAACAGAAAGAAGATCGTGGAATGAAGAAAACCAGAAAATTTTGAATAGAGTTAAAGATATTGCTTTCCCACCAGAGGTTCCAAAGTTAGCATACGTACATATTTTAGACCTAGAAAAGAAAGGATATATCAAACCACATATTGATGCAGTAAGG ttttgtggTAATACCATTGCTGGATTAAGTTTATTGTCTTCTTCTGTGATGAGATTGGTACATGAtaaggataaaaataaatatgctgaTATATTACTGAAAAGAAGGTCACTATACATAATGAA AGATGCTATAAGGTATGAGTACTCCCATGAAGTTCTTGCTGAAGCAGAATCTAAATTTAAAGGACAAATTATACCAAAAGACAGAAGAATATCAATAATACTGCGAAATGAACCAAATGAGGAGgacacaaaataa